The following are from one region of the Streptomyces tuirus genome:
- a CDS encoding TOMM precursor leader peptide-binding protein gives MPTTEPLAAEPSTVVQAGPALPVTAYDDWLPALALLARATGATVSVNLGWDLGWERDRVTRATGPHLSVRVHDDEVLVGPLWVPGTTSGCAACAEVRERTVLDHPLVGDLTQATRVPAAPAPLLPELLRTGLDHLAAHPLAPGEAYSVTVRGTRRHRIARSFHCPVCGPSPEDLVATGPPAPRPLRSRPAVPGDATRTAASRLVEPGFLRDRLVDDRFGPVRAILRESHAPFAMSMAVVADAPAMGHGRARTFTETEPVAVLEAYERLGGYPYDIPLLTGRSYRDVAERAVDPGSLGRYTAEQLAHPTSRATPFTADTPMDWAWGHDLADGTPLLVPADHAFYQYEYAFRRDRRAARVAGAANRRHYFFDCSSGCAVGANYEEAALHSLFELAERDAFLTSWYRAEPLPHIPVGTLTDPTSRAMVELIRARGYDVHLLVATRDIGLPVVWVIAVNEKDPFPATFSSAGSGAEPESAIRGALREVAQLVTNPVDWTREQVERMVENPWLVEELEDHVRFSSIPETRDRALAGLGGPAVTLEEAFPDWPGRLERAAGGDVRGTLRYVASLFAEAGLDRIVIVDQTSREHADAGIAVARAVVPGIVPMCFGHAQQRLDGLPRLRAALRGTGQEHRAIPYDPHPFP, from the coding sequence ATGCCGACCACTGAGCCGTTGGCCGCTGAGCCGTCGACGGTCGTCCAGGCCGGTCCCGCCCTGCCGGTGACGGCGTACGACGACTGGCTGCCCGCCCTCGCGCTCCTGGCCCGCGCCACCGGGGCCACCGTCTCCGTCAACCTCGGCTGGGACCTGGGCTGGGAGCGCGACCGCGTCACCCGGGCGACGGGCCCGCACCTGTCCGTGCGGGTCCACGACGACGAGGTCCTGGTGGGCCCGCTGTGGGTGCCCGGCACCACGTCGGGCTGCGCCGCCTGCGCCGAGGTGCGCGAACGCACCGTCCTCGACCATCCGCTCGTGGGCGACCTCACCCAGGCCACTCGCGTCCCCGCGGCCCCCGCCCCCCTCCTGCCCGAGCTCCTGCGCACCGGCCTCGACCACCTCGCCGCCCATCCCCTCGCGCCGGGCGAGGCCTACTCGGTGACGGTCCGCGGCACCCGCCGGCACCGCATCGCCCGCAGCTTCCACTGCCCGGTCTGCGGCCCCTCCCCCGAGGACCTGGTGGCGACCGGGCCCCCGGCGCCCCGCCCCCTGCGCTCCCGGCCCGCCGTGCCCGGGGACGCCACCCGCACCGCGGCGAGCCGGCTCGTCGAGCCCGGCTTCCTGCGGGACCGGCTCGTGGACGACCGTTTCGGGCCGGTCCGCGCGATCCTGCGCGAGTCGCACGCCCCGTTCGCGATGAGCATGGCCGTCGTCGCGGACGCCCCGGCCATGGGGCACGGCAGGGCCCGTACGTTCACGGAGACCGAACCGGTCGCCGTCCTGGAGGCGTACGAGCGGCTCGGCGGCTACCCCTACGACATCCCCCTGCTGACCGGCCGCTCCTACCGCGACGTCGCCGAACGGGCCGTAGACCCGGGCAGCCTCGGCCGCTACACCGCCGAGCAGCTCGCCCACCCGACCAGCAGAGCCACGCCGTTCACCGCCGACACCCCGATGGACTGGGCCTGGGGCCACGACCTGGCCGACGGCACTCCCCTGCTGGTCCCGGCCGACCACGCCTTCTACCAGTACGAGTACGCCTTCCGCCGGGACCGGCGGGCGGCGCGCGTGGCCGGGGCCGCGAACCGGCGGCACTACTTCTTCGACTGCTCCAGCGGCTGCGCGGTCGGCGCCAATTACGAAGAGGCCGCCCTGCACTCCCTCTTCGAACTGGCGGAGCGGGACGCCTTCCTGACGTCCTGGTACCGGGCCGAACCGCTCCCCCACATCCCGGTCGGCACGCTCACCGACCCCACCAGCCGGGCCATGGTCGAGCTGATCCGGGCCCGTGGCTACGACGTCCATCTCCTGGTCGCCACCCGGGACATCGGACTGCCGGTGGTGTGGGTGATCGCCGTGAACGAGAAGGACCCCTTCCCGGCGACCTTCTCCTCCGCCGGTTCGGGCGCCGAGCCCGAGTCGGCGATCCGCGGCGCGCTGCGCGAGGTCGCCCAGCTGGTCACCAACCCGGTCGACTGGACCCGCGAGCAGGTGGAGCGGATGGTCGAAAACCCGTGGCTGGTGGAGGAGCTGGAGGACCACGTCCGCTTCTCCTCCATCCCCGAGACCCGCGACCGCGCCCTGGCGGGACTCGGCGGTCCGGCCGTCACCCTGGAGGAGGCGTTCCCGGACTGGCCGGGACGGCTGGAGCGCGCGGCCGGCGGTGACGTACGCGGCACCCTCCGGTACGTGGCCTCGCTGTTCGCCGAGGCGGGCCTGGACCGGATCGTCATCGTCGACCAGACCAGCAGGGAGCACGCCGACGCCGGTATCGCGGTCGCCCGTGCCGTCGTCCCCGGCATCGTGCCGATGTGCTTCGGCCACGCCCAGCAGCGCCTGGACGGACTGCCCCGGCTGCGC
- a CDS encoding lantibiotic dehydratase — protein sequence MTSPEPQWFLRVNPLRRARLADPEQRRLLGELAAAEVELAQAAEVCSQELYERIGAAASDAERRELIALRRAIHNGRAPKKTPESLEATPSVARWLAAWTGREGLRATITEGYPAAADRERAGLAALLGDGDLLRSLALIAPEVHQEAERYRAAVEGPGKVSARTRKSERGLIQYVTRAMVRTSPLSRFTAVGIAEPAPAGDPEAVRPGDVPFTSARAVPGLDRVMLHYVLGGLPTDDTDLTAQWVGMPPTSAPDPETGKLFFLKFSEQGMHRLAVPLDGPVGDLLDALSMGPRRFPAVVAHVAARAGCPAEEAERRVRQALHQGVLCTFSRPEEESAAADYDDLLTLPDAEQPPGVRELAKRVRAGLPRVTEAPADERGALLAGLRGDLGRFSQAAGRPAHITVEEDYVMPPLKVAASDWHAPLAGLGPAVELLTVFDWLHDVRVLMTAAFVERFGAGANVPLAEHAAFIVGEVSRRAAAMAAVYGPEGTGQAAALSGIGPADGCLERMYLLRRELSEEVHALLTKTAQAGEDTLRLTAADVAELTRALPDRFRGDPLIYGVLLQQAGDHLVLNDGLPGHGMLYARFLEADRRQGGRALPRLADRLNRFYGQDGTRITEDLGLHRLNVNAHTPVLPGGLTAEDWFTLRLAHDPGTDTLRVEDTDGAPLRVLPLGTGHPGLFPPPLSVASGLVISGRLFNSLPNSWHAATPWDGKHTRVAPRMAVGDVLIGRRRWYGGAELDTAVAAGPDEHERLLGLTAWRSRHGVPEEVVIKSAPEDEGPLSVGAPDVQSKRLAQKPQYVDLSSALAVRVLPRMLERRGAGTSYLEEALPGVTDGTHATEWVLEVAREAGGRFEYHPADGGAAEGVRS from the coding sequence ATGACCAGCCCCGAACCCCAGTGGTTCCTGCGCGTCAACCCGCTGCGCAGGGCCCGCCTCGCCGACCCGGAGCAGCGCCGCCTGCTCGGTGAACTAGCCGCAGCCGAAGTCGAGTTGGCCCAGGCCGCGGAGGTCTGCTCGCAGGAGCTGTACGAGCGGATCGGCGCGGCCGCCTCGGACGCCGAGCGGCGCGAGCTGATCGCGCTGCGCCGCGCCATCCACAACGGCCGCGCCCCCAAGAAGACGCCCGAGAGCCTCGAAGCGACCCCGTCGGTGGCCCGCTGGCTGGCCGCCTGGACCGGGCGGGAGGGGCTGCGCGCCACGATCACCGAGGGCTACCCGGCCGCGGCCGACCGCGAACGCGCCGGGCTGGCCGCCCTGCTGGGCGACGGCGACCTGCTGCGCTCCCTCGCGCTCATCGCCCCCGAGGTGCACCAGGAGGCCGAGCGCTACCGGGCCGCGGTCGAGGGCCCGGGCAAGGTGTCCGCCCGCACCCGCAAGTCGGAGCGCGGCCTGATCCAGTACGTGACCCGGGCGATGGTGCGCACCAGCCCGCTCTCCCGGTTCACCGCGGTGGGCATCGCCGAACCGGCCCCGGCCGGCGACCCGGAGGCGGTCCGCCCCGGCGACGTGCCCTTCACCAGCGCGCGGGCCGTGCCGGGCCTGGACCGGGTCATGCTCCACTACGTCCTCGGCGGCCTGCCCACCGACGACACCGACCTCACCGCGCAGTGGGTGGGCATGCCGCCCACCTCGGCCCCCGACCCGGAGACGGGCAAGCTGTTCTTCCTGAAGTTCTCCGAGCAGGGCATGCACCGCCTCGCCGTCCCGCTCGACGGGCCCGTGGGCGACCTGCTCGACGCGCTGTCGATGGGGCCGCGCAGGTTCCCGGCGGTCGTCGCGCATGTCGCCGCCCGGGCCGGCTGCCCCGCCGAGGAGGCCGAGCGGCGCGTACGGCAGGCCCTGCACCAGGGCGTGCTGTGCACGTTCAGCAGGCCCGAGGAGGAGTCCGCCGCGGCCGACTACGACGACCTGCTGACGCTTCCCGACGCCGAGCAGCCGCCCGGGGTGAGGGAGTTGGCCAAGCGGGTGCGCGCCGGACTGCCCCGGGTGACCGAGGCCCCGGCCGACGAGCGGGGCGCGCTGCTGGCCGGACTGCGCGGCGATCTCGGCCGGTTCAGCCAGGCGGCGGGCCGCCCCGCGCACATCACGGTCGAGGAGGACTACGTCATGCCGCCGCTCAAGGTGGCGGCCTCCGACTGGCACGCCCCGCTGGCCGGCCTCGGCCCCGCGGTGGAGCTCCTGACCGTCTTCGACTGGCTGCACGACGTACGGGTCCTGATGACCGCCGCGTTCGTGGAGCGGTTCGGGGCCGGGGCGAACGTGCCGCTGGCCGAGCACGCGGCGTTCATCGTCGGGGAGGTCTCCCGGCGGGCCGCCGCGATGGCCGCCGTGTACGGGCCCGAGGGCACCGGCCAGGCCGCCGCGCTGTCCGGGATCGGACCGGCGGACGGCTGCCTGGAGCGCATGTACCTGCTGCGCCGCGAGCTGTCCGAGGAGGTGCACGCCCTCCTCACCAAGACGGCCCAGGCCGGTGAGGACACCCTGCGGCTCACCGCGGCGGACGTCGCCGAGCTGACCCGGGCGCTGCCCGACCGCTTCCGCGGCGACCCGCTGATCTACGGCGTGCTGCTCCAGCAGGCCGGCGACCACCTCGTCCTCAACGACGGACTGCCGGGCCACGGCATGCTGTACGCGCGCTTCCTGGAGGCCGACCGCCGCCAGGGCGGCCGCGCCCTGCCCCGCCTGGCCGACCGTCTGAACCGCTTCTACGGCCAAGACGGCACCCGCATCACCGAGGACCTGGGCCTGCACCGCCTCAACGTCAACGCGCACACGCCGGTACTGCCGGGCGGCCTCACGGCCGAGGACTGGTTCACGCTGCGCCTGGCGCACGACCCCGGGACCGACACGCTGCGGGTCGAGGACACCGACGGCGCCCCGCTGCGGGTGCTGCCGCTCGGCACCGGCCACCCGGGCCTGTTCCCGCCGCCGCTGTCGGTCGCCTCCGGCCTGGTGATCAGCGGCCGGCTCTTCAACAGCCTGCCCAACTCCTGGCACGCGGCGACCCCCTGGGACGGCAAGCACACCCGGGTCGCTCCGCGCATGGCGGTCGGCGACGTCCTCATCGGGCGCCGCCGCTGGTACGGCGGTGCCGAACTGGACACGGCCGTCGCCGCCGGGCCCGACGAGCACGAGCGGCTCCTCGGACTGACCGCCTGGCGCTCCCGCCACGGCGTCCCCGAGGAGGTCGTCATCAAGTCGGCGCCGGAGGACGAGGGCCCGCTCTCGGTGGGCGCCCCCGACGTCCAGTCCAAGCGCCTGGCGCAGAAGCCGCAGTACGTCGACCTGTCCAGCGCGCTCGCGGTGCGGGTCCTGCCGCGGATGCTGGAGCGCCGCGGCGCCGGCACGAGCTATCTGGAGGAGGCCCTGCCCGGCGTCACCGACGGCACGCACGCCACGGAGTGGGTGCTCGAGGTGGCGCGTGAGGCCGGGGGCCGTTTCGAGTACCACCCGGCCGACGGCGGGGCAGCGGAAGGAGTCCGGTCATGA